In the Candidatus Delongbacteria bacterium genome, GCAAGCTGAAGACCGTGGTCGAAGCCAACTGATCCTGGCCAGCCGGACCGCTGCGCTCAGTTGCGCAGCGGCTTGCCGGTCTTCAGCATGTGACGCAGGCGGTCCTGGGTTGCTCTGGTGAGCGCCAGCCGGGCGAATTCCTCGCGCTCGAGGCGCAGGATGCACTCCTCGTCCACCGGATGGCTCGTGTCCGCCTGCTCGCCCCCACTGAGAATCCGGGCCAGGCTGGCGGCGATGTCCGCGTCGTGTTCCGTGATCTTTCCCGACGCGCGGAATCCCTGCACGGCCAGCTCCATGGCCACTCGCCCACCGGGGCCGGGCAGGCGCAGGTCCTGGCGCGCGACGGGCGCGATGTAATCGGTGGCCAGCTCGAGTACTTTCTGACGGGCTCGCTCAAGCAGCGCCGCGCGATCCAGCACGATCTCCGTGTGCGCCGGAAGCAGACCGAAGAAGATCGCTTCGGCAGCCGATCCGCTGACCTTGGCGAAGGCGATCGTTTCAAAGGCCTGCTGCACGGGCGGGAAAGGCCCCGGGCGGCGGGGAGCCAACCGGTCGATCCAGTGTTCCAGCACCCGCAGGCAGCCTCCCCCGGCAGGAATCACGCCCACGCCCGCTTCCACCAGCCCCGCATAGAGTTCGGCGTGTGCCACCACCGCATCACTGCCGGCAGTCAGCTCCACTCCTCCGCCCAGGCAGAGCCCGAAGGGCGCGGCCACCACCGGGAAGGGAGCGTGACGCAGAGCAAGAATCACCCGCTGGAACTGTTCGCAGACGCCTTCGATGGCCTCCCGGTCACCGGACTCGGCCAGACGCAGGATCAGTTGCAGATTGGCCCCGGCGCAGAAGTTGGCTCCACCATGGCCGATCACCAGACCGCGATAGCCCTTGTCGGGCACGGCGCGCAGGGCCACAGCCAGGGTCTCGATCACGCTCTCGTCAATCGGGTTCAGCTGGGGCTGAAGCACGCTGTGGAATTCCAGCCCGGCCACTCCTTCCCCCAGATCCAGCAGGCTGGCCGACCAGCCCCGATGCAGCACGGGATGGATCCGGCGACAGGTTTCCAGATCCAGCTCGCCGGGAATGCTCTCCACGGCGCGCCACTCGCAGGTGGCGGGCTCCAGGATTTCGCGCGTCCCGCCGTTCCAGCGGTGGAAGGTCTCGGCTCCGCTGGCCAGGAATCTGTCCAGCCAGGGCGCCAGTCGTGCGCCTTCCCGTTTCAGGCGCTGCAGGCTGCGGCGCACACCGATCGAGTCCCAGAGACGGAAGGGCCCCATCTCCCAGCCAAACCCCCAGCAGAGTGCGCGATCCAGGCTTTCCAGCTTGCCGCCGGCAATCTCTTCCACTTGCCAGGCCGCGTAGAGCAGCGTCTCGCCCAGCAGGGCCCGCAGAAAACGGCCCGCCCGGTCCTCTTCCCAGTAGAGGGCTTCCACGCGACGGCCCAGGTCCTTCCAGCGCCGCCAGAGCTTCAGGCTCTCGAAGCGCGGCTTGAGCAGTGGCCCATACTCGCGCGTGACAAGGTCCAGTTGCTCCAGGCCCGCGGCGCTCTTGCGATAGAATCCGGCGCCGCTTTTCTGGCCCAATGCCCCTTTCTCCACCAGCTGAATCAGCAACTCGGAGGGTTGGAACACGGCCCGCCAGGGATCGGTGGCACAGGCCTCATATGTCCCCTGGGTAACGTGCAGCAGCGTATCCAGCCCCACCACATCCGCCGTGCGGAAGGACGCACTCTTGGGACGTCCCAGCAGCGGGCCGGTGAGCGCGTCCACTTCCTCGACGCTCAGTCCGTGTTCCAGGGCCAGCTGCAGAGTGCGCTGGAGCCCGAAGACCCCAATGCGGTTGGCAATGAAATTGGGGGTCAGCCGCGCTTCGACCACCCCCTTGCCCAGGGTCTCACGCGCGAACCGGGCGAAAGTACCCAGCAATTCCGGATCCGTCTCAGGCAGGGCGACCAGTTCCAGCAGGCGCAGGTAGCGCGGTGGGTTGAAGAAATGGGTCACCAGAAAGCGGCGGCGCTGTGCCGGACTGAGCACGGCGGCGATCTCGGCGGCGGGCAGTCCGCTGGTGTTGGTGCTGATCAGCGCGCCATCGGACAGATGGGGAGCCACGCTGGTGAAGAGCTGGCGTTTCCAGTCGAGCACTTCGGGAATCGCCTCGCAGACCCAGTCCACATCGGCCAGCCGGGCCGCGTCCTCGTCAATGCCCAGCGCCGTGATGCGTCGGGCGCTCCCGGGCGAATAGAAGGCTGCGGGGCGGATGCTGGTGGCACGCTGCAGACCCTGACTGGCCAGTTCCAGATCACGATCGAAGAGCAGGACCTCGAGCCCGGCGTTGGCGCAGTGGGCGGCGATCTGGCTGCCCATCACACCCGCTCCAAGCACGGCCACACGGCGGATCTCAGTCATGGTCGGGCCTCCGCACGATGGTGGCGATGCCCTGTCCGCCCCCGATGCAGAGGGTGGCCAGGCCCGTGCGCAGCTTGCGGTGTTCCATCACGCTCAGCAGGGTGCAGAGGATGCGGGCCCCACTGGCGCCCAGCGGATGCCCCAGGGCCAGCGCACCGCCGTGCAGGTTGACCTTCTCGGCGGGCCAGCCGCCATGGCGGATCACATACAGCGACTGAGCCGCGAAGGCTTCGTTGAGTTCGATGGCATCGATCGCGTCCCAGTCCAGCCCGGCTGCGGCCATGGCTTTGGCACTGGCGGGAATCGGGCCGGACCCCATCCGGGTGGGATCCACACCAGCAATTCCCCGGGAAACGACTTCGGCGCGCACGGTCAGGCCGTGTTCGGCGGCGAACTCAGTGGAGCATACCAGCAGCGCGGCCGCACCCTTGGATACCGGCGAACTGGTGGCCGCCGTGATGCTGCCAGCGGCCAGGAAAGCCGGTGCCAGCGAGCGCATCTTCTCCAGATCCGGCGTGCGTGGCCCTTCGTCGTGTGCCATCATGCCATCGGGAGTCTGAACCGGCAGGATCTCGCGGTCCAGCAGACCGGCCTCGCGGGCCGCCAGCGCACGCCTGTGCGACTCGGCGGAAAAGGCTTCCTGGTCTTCCCGCGTGATGCCCAGGTCGCGCGCCAGATTCTCGGCGGTCTCGCCCATGTTCATGTAATAGCCGGCACGAGCCAGTTCGGGGTGGAAGTCCGGATTGTAACCGCCCATCGGCACCGCGAACATGTCCTCCATGCCCGCGGCGATGGCACACTGGATATCCCCGCATTCGATGGCCTGTGATACGGCATGCAGCGCGTCCATGGACGAGCCGCAGAAGCGGTTGATCACTCGGGCCGGAGTCGAATCGGGCAAACCGGCCAGCAGAGCCACTCCGCGCGCGGCCAGCATGCCCTGGATTCCCTCGGGAAAGGCACAGCCCAGCACCACATCATCCACGGCCTGGCCGGCCATGCCGCGGTTGCGTGCCAGCAGCCCGCGCAGCAGGTCGGCGGTCAGCTGGTCCACACGCACCCGGCTGAGAGCGCCATTCTTGAGGCCGATGGGGGTACGCGCCGCATCCACGATGACCGCACGGGTTGCCATGTTCTAGCTCCTTCCAGTTGTCCGGGCCGGGCAGCCCGATGCTCGTGATCCGCCGGATTCCGGCCTCAGCGTCCTTCGGGCCAGCCGCCGTGCTGCGCCAGGCTGTGTGCCAGGGCACGCGACAGTGCATAGGGATTCAGCTGTGCATCCCGGTGGACATCCAAGGCGGTCAGTGCCTCGTCGGCAATGGCACCCGCATCGCCAAGGCCAGCGCGCAGACGGGCGGCGCAATGCCGGGCCTCGGCCAGGCTTTCGCAGGCCAGCAGTCCCAGGGCGTGCATCACACAGTGCGGGTCCTTGAATTCCCGGTGCCAGTGGCGTACTCGCAGGCAGGCGCTGTCGAGCGCGAAGACCGTGGTCGCAAGGTCCGCCAGATCCTCGCCGGCCAGCTGGCGCAGGGCCAGATCCTGGCCCCAGGCCGTGATCGCCGCATCCAGCAGGGTGCAGAAGGCGCGCCTCACCCTGTGCAGCACGTCCAGGGCGGGGGCCAGTCCGGGGGGATCCCCGGGCAGTGCCGGGGTCTCGCGGTCGCCATTGCGCAGAGTCAATTGCCCTTCCAGAGCGGCGCGCAGCAGGTTGCCCACGATCACCTGGCGATTGATCTCGTTGGTGCCTTCGAAAATGCGGTCGACGCGGTTGTCGCGGAAAATGCCGGCCAGTCCATACTCTTCAATGAAACCGTATCCGCCCAGACTCTGCAGGCCGGCGTCGGAAATGCGGAACAGCGATTCGCTGCCGTGGATCTTGACCATCGAGCTTTCCAGGGCCAGACTTTCGAGCACGACGGCCGCCTCGCGCCCATGCAGGCGTGCGTCCCCAGTGCCCATGCCATCGGCCAGCAGCCCCAGCACGCGCCAGGCCATGCTCTCCAGGGCCAGCAGGCGACTGCCCATGGCGGCCAGTTTGCCCTGCAGGGCTTCGAAGTTGGCGATGGCCGTGCCGAACTGGCGCCGCTCGCCCGTGTAACGCACGGTGTCGCGAATGCAGACCCGGCTCAGGCCCAGATCCATCAACCCGAGCTTGAGACGGCCCAGGTCCAGAGTCACCAGCGCGATGGCCGTGCCCTCGCCCACCTGACCGATCAGGTGATCCAGTGGCACGCGCACCTCTTCCAGGATCAATGGAGCGGTGCTGCTGCCCTTGAGCCCCATCTTGTGCTCCTCCAGCCCGATCGAGAGCCCGGGAGTGTCACG is a window encoding:
- a CDS encoding enoyl-CoA hydratase/isomerase family protein, yielding MTEIRRVAVLGAGVMGSQIAAHCANAGLEVLLFDRDLELASQGLQRATSIRPAAFYSPGSARRITALGIDEDAARLADVDWVCEAIPEVLDWKRQLFTSVAPHLSDGALISTNTSGLPAAEIAAVLSPAQRRRFLVTHFFNPPRYLRLLELVALPETDPELLGTFARFARETLGKGVVEARLTPNFIANRIGVFGLQRTLQLALEHGLSVEEVDALTGPLLGRPKSASFRTADVVGLDTLLHVTQGTYEACATDPWRAVFQPSELLIQLVEKGALGQKSGAGFYRKSAAGLEQLDLVTREYGPLLKPRFESLKLWRRWKDLGRRVEALYWEEDRAGRFLRALLGETLLYAAWQVEEIAGGKLESLDRALCWGFGWEMGPFRLWDSIGVRRSLQRLKREGARLAPWLDRFLASGAETFHRWNGGTREILEPATCEWRAVESIPGELDLETCRRIHPVLHRGWSASLLDLGEGVAGLEFHSVLQPQLNPIDESVIETLAVALRAVPDKGYRGLVIGHGGANFCAGANLQLILRLAESGDREAIEGVCEQFQRVILALRHAPFPVVAAPFGLCLGGGVELTAGSDAVVAHAELYAGLVEAGVGVIPAGGGCLRVLEHWIDRLAPRRPGPFPPVQQAFETIAFAKVSGSAAEAIFFGLLPAHTEIVLDRAALLERARQKVLELATDYIAPVARQDLRLPGPGGRVAMELAVQGFRASGKITEHDADIAASLARILSGGEQADTSHPVDEECILRLEREEFARLALTRATQDRLRHMLKTGKPLRN
- a CDS encoding thiolase family protein, with the translated sequence MATRAVIVDAARTPIGLKNGALSRVRVDQLTADLLRGLLARNRGMAGQAVDDVVLGCAFPEGIQGMLAARGVALLAGLPDSTPARVINRFCGSSMDALHAVSQAIECGDIQCAIAAGMEDMFAVPMGGYNPDFHPELARAGYYMNMGETAENLARDLGITREDQEAFSAESHRRALAAREAGLLDREILPVQTPDGMMAHDEGPRTPDLEKMRSLAPAFLAAGSITAATSSPVSKGAAALLVCSTEFAAEHGLTVRAEVVSRGIAGVDPTRMGSGPIPASAKAMAAAGLDWDAIDAIELNEAFAAQSLYVIRHGGWPAEKVNLHGGALALGHPLGASGARILCTLLSVMEHRKLRTGLATLCIGGGQGIATIVRRPDHD
- a CDS encoding acyl-CoA dehydrogenase family protein, with protein sequence MPTRFSHLTATGSGPAPLAPEALDDSQREFRQTLCQFASEQLAPRRADLENFDLALTRQLLDQCAELGLCAVDIPEAHGGLELGWITAVASSEYLAECRSASLMVSLGAVTGIGLLPILLYGTEEQKARWLPGVASGELKGAYALTEPGSGSDALAASSRAVVDGEHWVITGRKQYITNAGFADYFIVFAQARSSEGQGFSAFFVPRDTPGLSIGLEEHKMGLKGSSTAPLILEEVRVPLDHLIGQVGEGTAIALVTLDLGRLKLGLMDLGLSRVCIRDTVRYTGERRQFGTAIANFEALQGKLAAMGSRLLALESMAWRVLGLLADGMGTGDARLHGREAAVVLESLALESSMVKIHGSESLFRISDAGLQSLGGYGFIEEYGLAGIFRDNRVDRIFEGTNEINRQVIVGNLLRAALEGQLTLRNGDRETPALPGDPPGLAPALDVLHRVRRAFCTLLDAAITAWGQDLALRQLAGEDLADLATTVFALDSACLRVRHWHREFKDPHCVMHALGLLACESLAEARHCAARLRAGLGDAGAIADEALTALDVHRDAQLNPYALSRALAHSLAQHGGWPEGR